A window of the Sulfolobales archaeon genome harbors these coding sequences:
- a CDS encoding phosphoribosylanthranilate isomerase — translation MRGIIQIYSMVSVEDARAVSELGADHVGIMVARSSIPYTVDLSLGRNICRSVRGISKCVVLPISHNIAEILDIALSVEADIVQIASYEEYLPRLKHVEIYEILKSHGLKVIRVIPVGIGGELDAATFYSRYSDYIMLDTYGEPPTPLLRGFIGGTGKTHDWSISREIIKASSKPVILAGGLNPDNVSQAIKIVKPFGVDAATSLDIKGSGGRKDLLKVKAFIEAARRAWDELDEEEV, via the coding sequence ATGAGGGGGATAATACAGATCTACTCCATGGTTTCTGTTGAAGATGCACGGGCGGTCTCGGAATTGGGAGCTGATCATGTTGGTATCATGGTAGCAAGGTCTTCGATCCCATATACAGTTGATCTGAGTTTGGGTAGGAATATCTGTAGATCTGTGAGGGGCATCTCTAAATGTGTTGTCCTCCCAATAAGTCATAACATAGCGGAGATCCTCGATATTGCTTTAAGTGTTGAAGCTGATATAGTGCAGATCGCGAGTTACGAAGAGTATCTCCCGAGGCTAAAGCATGTGGAGATATATGAAATTCTAAAGAGCCATGGTCTTAAGGTTATAAGGGTTATCCCAGTAGGTATTGGAGGGGAGCTAGATGCAGCAACATTCTATAGCAGATATAGTGACTATATAATGCTCGATACATATGGGGAGCCTCCAACACCTCTCCTGAGGGGCTTCATTGGGGGAACTGGCAAGACGCATGATTGGAGCATTAGCCGTGAGATCATAAAAGCATCTTCTAAGCCTGTGATCCTTGCTGGAGGGCTTAACCCTGATAACGTTTCTCAAGCAATAAAAATTGTAAAACCATTTGGTGTGGATGCGGCAACATCGCTCGATATAAAGGGTAGCGGTGGTAGAAAAGATCTGTTAAAGGTAAAGGCCTTTATAGAAGCTGCTAGAAGGGCTTGGGATGAGCTAGATGAGGAGGAGGTATGA
- a CDS encoding ABC transporter permease yields the protein MRRESLFRYLLYIASIAVFLAILYIAGISPLTLIQAALLAMTPLALAAAGESINERAGMVNIGIEGIFAISAVAGVYMAESLNNGFLGLLFGGVIGSFIGLFIALLSIYGKADQVILGMGLNITALGLLPFLLRAIWGFPGLHLPPKEVLLPRIDIYGFQISYITILAIAIPLGLHIILHRTYLGLWIKAAGESPEALDAAGHSVNAVRITTSAIGGFLAGLGGAFMPLDFFGGLTKEFTAGRGFIALACVISSNLEPIGSLGFALVFGIADALAPVIAVTPGVKEVVPYQFILALPYIVTLTAVAIAIKGRRMPRALGIPYSRE from the coding sequence ATGAGGCGTGAATCGTTATTCAGGTATTTATTATATATAGCATCTATAGCGGTTTTCCTCGCAATTCTATATATAGCCGGTATAAGCCCTCTAACACTTATCCAAGCAGCCTTACTAGCTATGACACCCCTAGCCCTCGCTGCAGCTGGTGAATCGATTAATGAGAGGGCTGGAATGGTTAATATAGGTATTGAAGGTATATTTGCGATATCCGCTGTAGCAGGTGTATATATGGCGGAGTCGCTAAACAACGGCTTTCTAGGACTGCTATTTGGGGGTGTTATAGGTAGCTTTATAGGGCTCTTCATAGCTTTGTTAAGTATATATGGAAAGGCTGATCAGGTTATACTTGGGATGGGGCTAAATATCACTGCGCTAGGGCTTCTCCCCTTTCTCCTCAGAGCTATATGGGGTTTTCCAGGCCTTCATCTACCCCCTAAGGAGGTGCTTCTCCCCAGGATCGATATATATGGCTTCCAAATATCCTATATAACTATATTAGCAATAGCGATTCCCCTGGGTCTTCATATAATTCTACATAGAACATATCTAGGCCTCTGGATAAAGGCTGCTGGAGAATCACCAGAAGCTCTTGATGCAGCTGGTCATAGCGTTAACGCTGTGAGGATCACCACATCAGCTATAGGAGGCTTCCTGGCAGGATTGGGAGGAGCCTTCATGCCCTTAGACTTCTTCGGAGGTCTTACAAAAGAGTTTACAGCTGGAAGGGGTTTTATAGCACTTGCATGTGTTATATCATCTAACTTAGAACCAATAGGATCTCTAGGATTTGCACTGGTATTTGGTATTGCAGACGCTCTCGCCCCAGTCATAGCTGTAACTCCCGGGGTTAAAGAGGTTGTTCCCTACCAGTTCATACTAGCCCTACCATATATAGTCACATTAACAGCTGTAGCAATAGCTATAAAGGGTAGGAGAATGCCAAGAGCCCTTGGAATACCATATAGCAGGGAGTAG
- a CDS encoding carbohydrate kinase family protein has product MRRRYDFLVVGDLCLDIDIWPGRRVKQVEIKDYTITPAGSAGNTALALRAIDKSALIALAYPSSKDHVDKILRAMLRDSGIELISVRGKGGGCLVMNIITAKGYRRAYTSKGPKIEEVSKFFDIASASIIHIAGYLLELLPIDRFAEKLSLIKGSSVVSIDLFPRVSEIRWESLSKVLRTADIVLGNIYEIRSITGSIEKSVEKILSIGVDAVIVKKGSKGATLYRKTHEKISCTPGKVKPVILKGAGDVFNASFIDSIYRGSTYQEALEKACKNASEHVVGEGPLHKILRRLGLLQPKALSS; this is encoded by the coding sequence ATGAGGAGGAGGTATGATTTTTTAGTTGTTGGAGATCTATGCCTTGATATAGATATATGGCCTGGGAGAAGGGTTAAGCAGGTTGAGATCAAAGACTATACAATAACACCGGCAGGCTCGGCAGGGAACACTGCACTGGCTTTGAGGGCTATAGATAAGTCAGCGTTGATCGCACTAGCATATCCTTCCTCGAAAGACCATGTGGATAAGATCTTGAGGGCTATGCTAAGAGATAGTGGTATAGAATTGATAAGCGTTAGAGGAAAGGGAGGTGGATGTTTGGTTATGAACATAATCACAGCTAAGGGTTATCGGAGAGCATATACATCTAAGGGGCCCAAGATAGAGGAGGTCTCAAAATTCTTTGACATAGCTTCAGCCAGTATAATACATATCGCTGGATATTTATTAGAGTTATTGCCTATAGATAGATTTGCGGAGAAGCTAAGTTTAATTAAAGGAAGCTCAGTAGTCTCGATAGATCTATTTCCAAGGGTCTCCGAAATTAGGTGGGAAAGTCTAAGTAAAGTGTTAAGAACAGCAGATATAGTTTTAGGGAATATATATGAGATCCGGTCAATAACCGGCAGTATTGAAAAATCCGTTGAGAAGATCCTCAGTATAGGTGTTGATGCTGTAATCGTTAAGAAGGGCTCAAAAGGCGCTACACTATATCGAAAAACACATGAAAAAATATCATGCACCCCTGGGAAAGTCAAGCCAGTAATTCTCAAGGGGGCTGGAGATGTATTCAATGCCTCATTCATAGACTCGATATATAGGGGATCTACCTACCAAGAAGCCTTAGAAAAGGCATGCAAGAACGCCTCAGAGCATGTAGTGGGAGAAGGCCCCCTCCATAAGATCCTCAGAAGGCTAGGGTTATTACAGCCGAAAGCACTATCATCTTAA
- a CDS encoding ribonucleoside-diphosphate reductase, adenosylcobalamin-dependent: LAWYLARFIYYHALKASIDLAKEKGAFPTFIPKLYRPAWEFSMSVEEILKIAGIADKPSERVMRLIKELEVDPRSLEEELLEHGVRNAQVLSIAPTGTISIIAGTSSSIEPIFALAFVRSVAVGTFIELDRVFLDYLRRYELDTPEVVEAVAETGSIAHNPFMPRTLRELFRTAHDISPIYHVLHQASWQQWIDAGASKTINMASEASEEDVDLVYRLAWKLGIKGITVYRDKSKSRQVIYFGLKSAERLRKEEKQEQHQTQASMQEQKHQIRSTLGSRSLRMPKFTVEGYIDPSCRTCEL; encoded by the coding sequence TCTAGCATGGTATCTAGCTAGGTTCATATATTACCATGCATTGAAGGCATCCATAGATCTTGCGAAGGAGAAGGGGGCCTTCCCAACATTCATACCAAAGCTCTATAGACCTGCGTGGGAGTTCTCAATGAGTGTTGAGGAGATACTCAAGATAGCTGGCATCGCTGATAAGCCCTCTGAAAGGGTTATGAGGCTTATAAAGGAGCTTGAGGTAGACCCAAGGTCTCTTGAGGAGGAGCTCCTAGAACATGGTGTTAGAAACGCCCAGGTTCTCTCGATAGCCCCAACAGGTACTATATCGATTATAGCCGGGACATCAAGCTCCATAGAGCCTATATTCGCCCTAGCATTTGTGAGATCCGTTGCAGTTGGAACATTTATAGAGCTCGACAGGGTCTTCCTAGACTATCTAAGGAGGTACGAGCTCGACACGCCAGAGGTTGTCGAGGCAGTGGCAGAGACTGGTTCGATAGCGCATAACCCATTCATGCCAAGAACCCTTAGAGAGCTCTTCAGAACAGCCCACGATATTAGCCCTATATACCATGTTCTACACCAGGCATCATGGCAGCAGTGGATCGATGCCGGCGCCTCGAAGACCATAAACATGGCTTCAGAGGCTAGCGAAGAGGACGTTGATCTAGTATATAGGCTTGCATGGAAACTCGGGATCAAAGGTATAACTGTGTATAGAGATAAATCTAAGAGCAGACAGGTAATATACTTCGGCCTAAAGAGTGCGGAGAGACTTAGAAAAGAGGAGAAGCAGGAGCAGCACCAAACCCAGGCTAGCATGCAGGAGCAGAAACACCAGATCCGGTCTACACTAGGTTCTAGGAGCCTGAGGATGCCGAAATTCACTGTAGAAGGCTATATAGATCCATCATGTAGAACATGTGAGCTCTAA
- a CDS encoding ABC transporter permease, producing the protein MGALLITIYRYDPVLGYRSLFIGAFGNFYGFAETLSYAMPLAFTGLTFSIGVRAGLFNIGSEGQVYIGAIAAVAIGILPLGVLHPMLLIAFSGLAGALWSLIPSLLKIFRGVHEVISTIMLNWISYYITIYISSNILVDPSRPEKTLSILESARLPTIVPGTTLTSGIYVSLVIAVIFYLILSRTVIGYEIALVGAGVDVARYAGVNINKIIIYSFLLGGLASGIAGGLLIAAKPPTYALYGNLGNVSGYGFEGIGVALIGRNNPLGIIAASILYGGIKNGGRYMEYQAGIDSDLVRALNGLFVIALSMPELLRIIRRVVRR; encoded by the coding sequence GTGGGCGCTCTTCTAATAACAATATATAGATATGATCCTGTGCTTGGATATAGAAGCCTGTTCATAGGTGCTTTTGGGAATTTCTATGGGTTTGCAGAGACTCTTTCATATGCTATGCCTCTAGCCTTTACAGGTCTAACATTCTCTATAGGGGTTAGGGCTGGGCTCTTCAATATTGGGAGTGAGGGGCAGGTCTATATAGGAGCTATTGCAGCTGTTGCAATTGGGATCCTACCCCTAGGAGTTCTACACCCCATGCTTTTAATAGCCTTTTCAGGGCTTGCAGGAGCTCTATGGTCTCTAATCCCATCTCTTCTCAAGATCTTTAGAGGTGTTCACGAAGTCATATCCACTATAATGCTTAACTGGATATCATATTATATAACAATCTATATATCATCAAATATACTTGTAGATCCTAGTAGGCCTGAGAAGACACTCTCGATTCTTGAGAGTGCAAGGCTACCCACAATAGTTCCTGGCACAACGCTTACTAGCGGAATATATGTTTCGCTAGTGATAGCGGTAATATTCTATCTAATTCTATCTAGAACTGTGATTGGATATGAGATCGCCCTGGTTGGTGCTGGTGTCGATGTTGCTAGATATGCCGGTGTAAATATAAATAAAATAATCATATATAGCTTTTTATTGGGAGGACTGGCATCTGGAATAGCTGGAGGGCTTCTCATCGCCGCTAAGCCCCCTACATATGCGTTATATGGGAATCTAGGGAATGTCTCGGGATACGGATTTGAGGGTATAGGGGTTGCCCTTATAGGTAGGAATAATCCCTTGGGAATCATTGCTGCATCAATACTATATGGGGGTATAAAAAACGGTGGGAGATATATGGAGTATCAGGCTGGCATAGATTCTGATCTTGTTAGGGCTCTAAACGGCTTATTTGTAATAGCACTATCTATGCCCGAGCTACTCAGGATCATTAGGAGGGTTGTTAGGAGATGA